A single region of the Deltaproteobacteria bacterium genome encodes:
- the pnp gene encoding polyribonucleotide nucleotidyltransferase — MKHQTQLEWGGRALVLETGAVARQASGAVLARYADTVVLATAVSMPEPREGVDFLPLTVNYQEKTSAAGKIPGGFFKREGRPTEKDVLTSRIIDRSVRPLFPKGFAHETQIIITILSADRENDPDVVSLIASSAALAVSDIPFNVFVGAVRVGLIEGRYVLNPTFAQLETSRMDLFVAGTRDAVTMVEGEAKEVSEEEMIEALDFARGEIDKVIQIQEKLASIAGKEKWDYRPPPRNEELAATIREFCGVEMAEALRISDKKERKERFKEIREQAVAEYGEGPGGESWAGEVEGLLREMEKDLMRARVLEDDVRIDGRNHREIRPISCEVGILPRTHGSALFTRGETQALVMTTLGTHDDEQIVDALEADYRRRFMLHYNFPPFSTGEARFLRGPARREIGHGNLAARSLKGVIPAKDDFPYTIRVVSEILESNGSSSMATVCGGSLSLMDAGVPIRKQVAGIAMGLIYTPEKAVVLSDILGAEDHLGDMDFKVTGTSDGITAFQMDLKISGVSRELMGRALKQAAEGRLFILGEMNKVLSAPRSELSPHAPRLITIRINPDKIRDVIGPGGKIIRGITEETGVKMEVSDDGTIVIASVDEDAANRAREIIEGIVEEAQIGKIYRGTVKKIMDFGAFVEIIPGTDGLVHISQLADRRVNKVEDVVHVGDVIKVKVLDVDREGKIRLSLKEAEKELGQKNPDDTSRS; from the coding sequence ATGAAGCATCAGACTCAACTTGAGTGGGGCGGCAGGGCTCTGGTCCTTGAGACCGGCGCTGTTGCGCGTCAGGCCAGCGGGGCCGTGCTCGCTCGTTATGCCGATACCGTGGTTCTTGCGACGGCGGTGTCCATGCCCGAGCCCAGGGAAGGGGTAGACTTTCTCCCCCTGACCGTAAACTACCAGGAGAAGACCTCCGCGGCCGGCAAGATTCCAGGCGGTTTTTTCAAGAGGGAAGGACGGCCGACCGAGAAGGATGTCCTTACCAGCCGCATTATCGACCGTTCCGTAAGGCCCCTTTTCCCAAAGGGGTTCGCCCACGAAACCCAGATTATAATCACCATCCTTTCGGCGGACCGCGAGAATGATCCGGATGTTGTTTCCCTCATCGCCTCTTCGGCCGCATTGGCCGTTTCCGACATCCCCTTTAACGTTTTCGTCGGTGCTGTCAGGGTGGGGCTGATTGAAGGGCGGTATGTTCTCAACCCCACATTCGCCCAACTGGAAACAAGTAGAATGGACCTTTTTGTGGCGGGTACACGGGATGCCGTCACGATGGTGGAAGGGGAGGCGAAAGAGGTATCCGAGGAGGAGATGATCGAGGCGCTGGACTTCGCCCGCGGGGAAATCGACAAGGTCATTCAGATACAGGAGAAACTTGCTTCCATCGCGGGGAAGGAGAAATGGGATTATCGGCCGCCTCCTCGAAATGAGGAACTCGCCGCCACTATCAGGGAGTTCTGCGGCGTTGAGATGGCCGAGGCCCTTCGGATCTCCGACAAGAAGGAGAGGAAAGAGCGCTTCAAGGAGATACGCGAACAGGCGGTTGCGGAATACGGCGAAGGACCAGGCGGGGAATCCTGGGCCGGGGAGGTTGAGGGTCTTTTGCGGGAGATGGAAAAGGATCTCATGCGTGCCAGGGTGTTGGAGGATGATGTCCGCATCGATGGCCGGAATCACAGGGAGATCCGTCCCATTTCCTGTGAGGTTGGAATCCTTCCACGGACCCATGGATCGGCGCTTTTTACCCGGGGAGAAACCCAGGCCCTGGTGATGACCACACTTGGCACCCATGACGATGAGCAGATCGTTGATGCCCTGGAGGCGGATTACCGGCGCAGGTTCATGCTGCACTACAATTTTCCTCCTTTCAGCACGGGCGAGGCCCGTTTTCTGAGAGGGCCTGCCAGGAGGGAAATCGGCCATGGAAACCTGGCTGCCAGGAGTCTGAAGGGGGTCATTCCGGCAAAGGATGATTTCCCCTACACGATCCGTGTGGTGAGCGAGATTCTGGAGTCCAATGGTTCCTCCTCCATGGCCACCGTCTGCGGAGGGAGCCTGTCCCTGATGGACGCGGGTGTTCCCATTCGCAAGCAGGTTGCCGGGATCGCCATGGGCCTCATATACACCCCTGAAAAGGCGGTTGTCCTTTCGGACATTCTGGGCGCCGAGGATCATCTTGGGGACATGGATTTCAAAGTCACCGGTACCAGCGACGGGATAACAGCATTCCAGATGGATCTTAAAATTTCCGGGGTCAGCCGCGAACTGATGGGCCGCGCACTCAAACAGGCCGCGGAAGGCAGACTGTTTATCCTCGGTGAAATGAACAAGGTTCTTTCAGCCCCGCGGTCAGAGCTCTCCCCGCACGCCCCAAGACTTATCACCATCAGGATCAATCCCGACAAGATCAGGGATGTCATTGGCCCGGGCGGCAAGATCATTCGTGGCATTACCGAGGAGACGGGGGTCAAGATGGAGGTGTCGGACGACGGTACCATTGTTATCGCCTCTGTGGACGAGGATGCCGCCAATCGGGCCCGTGAGATAATCGAGGGTATCGTTGAAGAGGCCCAGATCGGGAAAATCTACCGTGGTACCGTCAAAAAGATCATGGATTTCGGGGCCTTCGTCGAGATAATCCCGGGAACCGACGGCCTGGTCCACATCTCGCAGCTTGCCGATCGGCGGGTCAACAAGGTCGAGGATGTGGTACACGTGGGGGACGTCATCAAGGTGAAGGTCCTTGATGTAGACAGGGAAGGCAAAATCCGTCTCAGCCTGAAGGAGGCAGAGAAGGAACTGGGGCAAAAGAACCCGGACGATACGTCTCGTTCCTGA
- the rpsO gene encoding 30S ribosomal protein S15, producing MPLNNEVKREIIELNRMHGSDTGSSEVQIALLTKRIEELTEHFKTHKKDHHSRVGLLKLVGQRRRLLDYLKAKDLERYQGILKKLGLRR from the coding sequence ATGCCGCTCAACAATGAAGTAAAGCGGGAAATCATTGAACTAAACAGGATGCACGGCAGCGACACCGGTTCATCGGAGGTGCAGATCGCCCTTCTTACCAAGAGAATCGAGGAGCTTACCGAGCATTTCAAAACCCACAAGAAGGACCACCATTCGCGGGTGGGTCTGCTCAAGCTTGTCGGTCAGCGTCGCCGGTTGCTTGACTACCTTAAAGCCAAGGACCTGGAGAGATACCAGGGTATCCTCAAGAAGCTGGGGCTCCGCAGATAA
- a CDS encoding insulinase family protein codes for MTALPSGVITEVLPSGIKVLFEPLRDFSSVSVGIWVLTGSRDEHPAKAGISHFIEHLVFKGTPLRTAKEIALGIDSLGGSINAFTSKEYTSFFARILGESLGEAMDILGDITLNPLFQEIDLERERDVIIQEISMVEDTPDDFVHDLHVQEFWGGHELGRPILGTRQSLENMEREDIQAFHHERYRAGSIILTAAGAVDPHTMMEEANRVFGNISSGNYPLRRSAPVPTPHLRVWNRDSEQVHFCVGLEGIPVDDERRYSLFLLNTILGGGMSSRLFQKIREERGLAYSVYSYHSAFQDTGMLSVYCGTSAQNFITALDLIREEILTLAENHVPKRELAIAKRQVTGNMLLGLESTGNRMTQLARNEIYFQRQVTPAEIEERIQSVSPSEILEVAESLLKPGCRALTVIGPVREETLEGHWD; via the coding sequence ATGACCGCGCTGCCATCCGGCGTCATCACAGAGGTATTACCCAGCGGGATAAAGGTTCTCTTCGAGCCTCTGCGGGATTTTTCGTCGGTAAGCGTCGGGATCTGGGTCCTGACGGGTTCCCGTGATGAGCATCCGGCGAAGGCGGGAATCAGTCATTTTATCGAACATCTTGTCTTCAAAGGAACCCCATTGAGGACCGCAAAGGAAATCGCTCTTGGTATTGATTCCCTTGGCGGTTCCATCAACGCCTTTACCAGCAAGGAATATACATCCTTTTTCGCCCGGATCCTGGGTGAATCCCTCGGTGAGGCCATGGACATTCTGGGCGATATCACCCTCAACCCGCTGTTTCAGGAGATCGATCTGGAAAGGGAGAGGGATGTTATTATCCAGGAGATCTCCATGGTGGAGGACACCCCCGATGATTTTGTACACGATCTTCATGTCCAGGAGTTCTGGGGAGGGCATGAACTGGGCCGCCCGATCCTTGGAACCCGTCAGTCCCTCGAGAATATGGAAAGGGAGGATATTCAGGCTTTCCACCATGAGCGGTACCGCGCAGGGTCGATAATTCTTACTGCCGCCGGGGCGGTGGATCCCCATACCATGATGGAAGAAGCGAACCGGGTTTTCGGCAATATTTCATCGGGTAACTACCCCCTTCGCCGCTCGGCTCCGGTGCCGACGCCGCACCTTCGCGTCTGGAACCGTGACTCCGAACAGGTGCACTTCTGTGTCGGATTGGAGGGGATACCTGTGGACGATGAAAGACGATATTCCCTTTTTCTCCTGAACACCATCCTCGGCGGCGGGATGAGTTCACGTCTTTTCCAGAAAATCCGGGAGGAACGCGGGCTTGCCTACTCGGTCTACAGTTATCATTCCGCTTTTCAGGACACGGGGATGCTTTCCGTCTACTGTGGAACTTCAGCCCAAAACTTCATCACCGCGCTGGACCTGATCCGCGAGGAGATCCTTACCCTCGCGGAAAACCACGTTCCCAAGAGAGAGCTGGCCATTGCCAAAAGACAGGTTACGGGGAATATGCTCCTTGGCCTCGAGAGTACCGGGAACAGGATGACCCAGCTTGCCCGTAATGAGATCTACTTTCAAAGGCAGGTCACCCCGGCGGAGATTGAGGAAAGGATCCAATCGGTATCGCCCTCGGAGATCCTGGAGGTGGCCGAGTCCCTTCTAAAACCCGGGTGCAGGGCCCTGACGGTCATAGGCCCCGTCAGGGAGGAAACCCTTGAAGGTCACTGGGACTGA
- the rbfA gene encoding 30S ribosome-binding factor RbfA has protein sequence MIRHEVADILLKEIKDPRIGSVTLTRVKITDDLRSARVYFGVLDRTTHVEEIEKGLEAAGSYVHRLLVKRLRLKTVPRLSFHFDRNLDYSFYISGILKNLDEGGD, from the coding sequence TTGATCCGGCACGAGGTGGCGGACATCCTCCTTAAGGAGATCAAGGACCCCAGGATCGGGTCCGTCACCCTCACCAGAGTCAAGATTACGGATGATCTGCGGTCTGCACGGGTCTATTTTGGAGTCCTGGACAGGACCACTCATGTTGAGGAAATAGAAAAGGGGCTGGAGGCGGCCGGCAGCTACGTCCACCGTCTCCTGGTAAAGAGGCTTAGGCTCAAGACGGTGCCGCGCCTTAGCTTCCACTTTGATCGAAACCTGGATTACAGTTTCTATATCTCCGGAATCCTGAAGAATCTTGATGAGGGGGGCGACTAG
- the infB gene encoding translation initiation factor IF-2 produces MSMVRVEDLATELGLDPEDLFSQLKAMGFDVVNVTSNVDLSLVEMVKDMLVGKPVERDTGTRRIVSVRKGAKEAEVEVRLEEASAGEEGPAEEEAVLSGDVPDEKGSQGKEEEMPPADEAGGLADGVTEAGETPEVEAPTKESEPSRTGSNSLPITALEIEKNLGSVGSAIPTAKVVTHAAPEVESKVDTPSESKGERDAPAKKIKVEPEANERPGKRPVAKKGRKPSRKELLKEVDELEMTGDLPLEEAEQEPTLKVVEIKQAAGAARQGRRREPPKRRLRGAKKKKKDVEATVETSKAPSKIIRITPGLTVGGLAGITGTKASEIIKILLQLGIMATINQTIEPETASLVASELGFEVEMRGDTLESLLKGEQVVPENMVPRPPVVTVMGHVDHGKTSLLDVLRETDVVSGEAGGITQHIGAYVVSHTKGKLVFLDTPGHEAFTAMRSRGAQVTDLVVLVVAADDGVKPQTVEAINHAKAADVPIVIAINKVDKPDAEPDRVLRELSEHGVVVEEWGGDVLYTKVSAKRKTGIEDLLDMILLQTEMLELRADPTSAARGTVIESRLDKGRGPIATVLIKTGTLRRGDLVVAGPYIGRVRVLMDDKGMKVEDAGPGTPVEVVGLPNVPQAGEALIVFADEIKAKRVAQMRQDTIQANRGLHKKVSLEDIFNQIQNGEVQELNIVLKADVQGSVEAIREALEKQSTEAVRVHIIHEGAGGINEGDVVLAAASNAIIIGFNVRPDNKALDIARKENVDVRFYRVIYDVVKEIRDAMKGLLAPVYREDILGRAEVRQTFVVPKIGTIAGSYVTDGVIKRNALVRVIRDGIVIKEEAVDSLKRFKDDAREVAAGFECGIGISNFNDLKPGDILENFQLVEEEATL; encoded by the coding sequence ATGAGTATGGTTCGGGTTGAAGATCTTGCCACCGAACTGGGATTGGATCCGGAAGATCTGTTCTCGCAGCTGAAGGCCATGGGTTTTGACGTGGTAAACGTCACAAGCAATGTTGATCTGAGCCTCGTAGAAATGGTCAAAGACATGCTTGTCGGTAAGCCCGTGGAGAGGGACACCGGTACGCGCAGGATCGTTTCAGTGCGAAAGGGTGCGAAGGAAGCCGAGGTGGAAGTCCGTCTGGAGGAGGCCTCGGCAGGGGAGGAAGGCCCGGCAGAGGAGGAAGCTGTTTTGTCCGGGGATGTTCCGGACGAAAAAGGTTCCCAGGGCAAGGAGGAGGAAATGCCTCCGGCTGATGAGGCGGGTGGATTGGCCGATGGCGTTACGGAGGCTGGTGAGACTCCGGAGGTCGAAGCGCCGACGAAGGAAAGTGAACCCTCCAGGACAGGATCGAATTCCCTCCCCATTACCGCGCTTGAGATTGAAAAAAATCTCGGTTCTGTTGGCTCGGCTATTCCCACCGCCAAGGTCGTTACTCATGCGGCACCGGAAGTGGAATCCAAGGTTGACACTCCGAGCGAATCGAAGGGTGAAAGGGATGCCCCGGCTAAAAAAATCAAAGTTGAACCGGAGGCAAATGAAAGACCGGGCAAACGCCCCGTAGCCAAAAAAGGCAGGAAACCCTCCAGAAAAGAGCTGCTAAAAGAGGTGGATGAACTTGAAATGACCGGGGACCTTCCCCTTGAGGAGGCCGAACAGGAGCCGACACTGAAAGTGGTTGAGATCAAACAGGCCGCCGGGGCGGCCAGGCAGGGGAGGAGGCGTGAGCCGCCCAAGAGAAGGCTCAGGGGGGCTAAAAAGAAGAAAAAGGACGTCGAGGCCACGGTGGAGACGTCAAAGGCACCATCAAAAATCATCCGGATAACACCAGGGCTCACAGTGGGGGGCCTGGCCGGAATTACCGGGACGAAAGCGTCGGAGATTATCAAGATCCTTCTTCAGTTGGGCATCATGGCGACCATCAACCAGACGATAGAACCTGAAACCGCATCCCTGGTGGCCAGTGAACTGGGATTTGAGGTTGAGATGCGAGGTGATACCCTGGAGAGTCTTCTTAAGGGTGAACAGGTTGTTCCTGAAAACATGGTTCCCCGACCGCCGGTTGTAACCGTCATGGGGCATGTGGATCATGGTAAAACGTCGCTTCTCGACGTTCTCAGGGAGACTGACGTCGTCTCAGGGGAGGCGGGAGGGATAACTCAGCATATCGGCGCCTACGTTGTCTCCCACACCAAGGGAAAGCTGGTTTTTCTGGACACTCCAGGGCATGAGGCCTTTACCGCAATGCGATCCAGGGGGGCACAGGTTACCGATCTGGTGGTGCTGGTGGTTGCGGCGGACGACGGTGTTAAACCACAGACTGTGGAGGCCATAAATCATGCCAAAGCAGCCGATGTCCCCATCGTAATTGCCATTAACAAGGTTGACAAACCTGATGCCGAGCCCGACCGGGTTCTGCGGGAGTTGTCCGAACATGGAGTCGTGGTCGAAGAGTGGGGTGGAGATGTCCTCTATACAAAGGTTTCGGCCAAGAGGAAAACCGGCATAGAGGATCTGCTGGATATGATCCTTCTTCAGACGGAGATGCTTGAGCTAAGGGCCGATCCGACCAGTGCGGCTCGCGGAACCGTTATCGAGTCAAGGCTGGATAAAGGGCGTGGTCCCATTGCCACGGTTCTGATCAAGACCGGTACCCTCAGGAGGGGGGATCTTGTTGTGGCCGGCCCTTATATCGGCCGCGTCCGTGTGTTGATGGATGATAAGGGGATGAAGGTTGAGGATGCCGGACCCGGGACTCCGGTGGAGGTTGTGGGACTTCCCAATGTTCCGCAGGCAGGGGAGGCGCTTATCGTTTTTGCCGACGAAATAAAGGCGAAGCGGGTAGCTCAGATGCGTCAGGATACGATCCAGGCCAACCGCGGCCTGCACAAGAAGGTCTCCCTAGAGGATATCTTCAACCAGATCCAGAATGGCGAAGTACAGGAACTCAACATTGTTCTGAAAGCGGACGTTCAGGGGTCGGTAGAGGCCATCAGGGAGGCGCTGGAGAAACAGTCCACGGAGGCGGTCCGCGTGCATATTATCCACGAGGGGGCAGGAGGGATCAACGAAGGTGACGTGGTGCTGGCCGCCGCTTCCAATGCCATTATTATCGGGTTCAACGTGCGGCCTGACAACAAGGCCCTGGATATTGCCCGCAAGGAAAATGTGGATGTCCGATTTTACCGGGTGATCTATGATGTGGTCAAGGAGATCAGGGATGCAATGAAGGGCCTGCTGGCACCTGTATATCGAGAGGATATACTTGGCCGCGCCGAGGTTCGCCAGACCTTCGTTGTACCTAAGATTGGTACCATCGCCGGAAGCTATGTGACCGATGGGGTTATCAAGCGAAATGCACTGGTCCGTGTCATCCGGGACGGGATCGTGATTAAAGAGGAGGCGGTAGATTCGCTGAAGCGCTTTAAGGACGACGCCCGTGAGGTTGCCGCCGGATTCGAGTGTGGAATCGGCATCAGTAATTTTAACGATCTTAAACCGGGAGATATCCTCGAGAACTTCCAACTGGTGGAGGAAGAGGCGACACTCTGA
- the truB gene encoding tRNA pseudouridine(55) synthase TruB — MRNSRRGPQGILVVDKEVGITSHDVVQRVRRIFRMRQVGHSGTLDPIASGVLVVLVGSATRVAQYLQENDKEYHLTLLLGIETDTQDVTGRTVSRIDPSHVTREALEAAVNRYRGGFLQTPPSYSAIKHNGQPLYKLARRGVAVTVDPRKVTVYQVKISGWEPPRASLEVVCSKGTYMRTLCHDIGKDLGVGGCMESLVRVRSGNFTLEDAVKLDSLPGDAAALRPLLQSPASGLPFARYELEDDMLAQILMGRTVLWPGREKDGMISVVSGRRLVALGEITRKNEKTVLIPKRILEPIEKTSQIKR; from the coding sequence ATGAGAAACAGCCGCAGGGGTCCCCAGGGGATCCTGGTGGTGGACAAGGAAGTCGGTATTACATCGCATGACGTTGTCCAGCGGGTCCGAAGAATTTTCAGGATGCGCCAGGTCGGTCATTCCGGGACCCTTGATCCCATCGCTTCAGGTGTACTTGTGGTGCTTGTGGGGTCCGCGACACGTGTTGCCCAGTACCTCCAGGAGAATGACAAGGAGTACCATCTTACCCTTCTCCTGGGTATTGAGACCGACACCCAGGATGTCACGGGCCGGACCGTGTCCAGGATAGATCCTTCCCATGTAACGAGGGAGGCCCTGGAGGCCGCCGTAAACAGATACAGGGGGGGGTTTCTCCAGACGCCTCCCTCTTATTCGGCCATAAAGCACAATGGCCAGCCTCTCTACAAACTCGCCAGGAGAGGGGTTGCGGTCACGGTTGATCCAAGAAAGGTGACGGTATATCAGGTCAAAATCAGCGGATGGGAGCCGCCAAGAGCTTCTCTTGAAGTTGTATGCTCCAAGGGCACCTACATGAGAACCCTGTGCCACGATATCGGTAAAGACCTTGGTGTAGGGGGATGTATGGAGTCACTCGTACGGGTGCGGAGCGGGAATTTTACCCTTGAGGATGCCGTTAAACTGGATTCACTTCCCGGGGATGCCGCCGCACTCCGGCCACTTCTCCAGAGCCCCGCGTCAGGACTTCCCTTCGCACGCTACGAGCTGGAGGATGATATGCTCGCGCAGATTCTGATGGGAAGGACCGTCCTTTGGCCGGGCAGGGAAAAGGACGGCATGATATCGGTGGTTTCCGGCCGCCGTTTGGTGGCCCTGGGTGAGATCACCAGAAAAAACGAAAAAACGGTGTTAATACCGAAGCGGATTTTAGAACCCATCGAAAAAACTTCCCAAATAAAAAGATAA
- the dut gene encoding dUTP diphosphatase → MGKLDVMFTFLPHGEGLSAPSYATALSAGLDLVAAITGETVIQPGGRCLIPTGIRLAIPEGYEAQVRPRSGLALKNGILLANSPGTIDADYRGEVKVILLNLGEEPFAVTRGMRIAQMIVAPVARVSLVPAGELPETGRGSGGFGHTGN, encoded by the coding sequence ATGGGGAAGCTTGATGTGATGTTCACCTTTCTTCCGCATGGGGAGGGATTGTCGGCGCCGTCCTATGCAACGGCGCTTTCCGCCGGTCTGGACCTCGTTGCGGCGATAACAGGGGAAACGGTTATCCAACCTGGCGGCCGGTGCCTGATTCCCACCGGGATCAGGTTGGCGATCCCCGAGGGCTACGAGGCCCAGGTCAGGCCGCGAAGCGGTTTGGCCCTGAAAAACGGTATTCTCCTTGCCAACTCTCCCGGGACCATAGATGCCGACTACAGGGGCGAGGTAAAGGTTATCCTTCTTAATCTGGGTGAGGAGCCGTTTGCGGTGACAAGGGGTATGAGGATTGCCCAGATGATTGTCGCCCCCGTTGCAAGGGTGAGTCTCGTCCCTGCCGGGGAACTTCCCGAAACCGGGCGCGGCAGCGGCGGCTTCGGCCATACGGGGAATTAA
- a CDS encoding DUF503 domain-containing protein, which translates to MAVGILRLTLYLPESRSLKDKRRVLRSVKDRLRGQFNVSVAEVDHLDLWQKATVAVALVSKDARHADRLLQKVLDRVESYRLADIIDVKTEIL; encoded by the coding sequence GTGGCTGTCGGTATTCTGAGATTAACCCTGTACCTGCCGGAGAGCAGATCCCTTAAGGATAAGCGTCGTGTGCTGCGCAGCGTCAAGGACCGTCTGAGGGGGCAGTTTAATGTCTCCGTCGCTGAGGTTGATCACCTTGATCTCTGGCAGAAGGCCACCGTTGCGGTGGCGCTGGTTTCGAAAGATGCCCGACACGCCGACAGGTTGCTTCAGAAAGTTCTCGACCGTGTGGAATCGTACAGGCTTGCGGATATCATCGATGTGAAAACGGAAATCCTGTGA
- a CDS encoding MBL fold metallo-hydrolase, which translates to MVRIGISVLASGSRGNSIYMEGPEGGIIVDAGLSARETLKRLETVGAGPAGIRAILLTHEHSDHVGGLRPLARKLKVPVCATRDTLEAAGLPKDVAVEELCAGVKFQRAGFEILPFSIPHDAIDPVGFIVGFGGLKIGIATDLGYGTALVKERLKSCAAVVLESNHDEQMLMEGPYPWYLKQRVRGRQGHLSNDSSAGMIAGLAHSDLQLVVLAHLSEINNAPDLAFGTASEAMIGYGADLEVASAHVPTRMIYLDE; encoded by the coding sequence ATGGTCCGTATCGGGATCAGTGTCCTGGCCAGCGGCAGCAGGGGGAATTCCATCTATATGGAGGGGCCCGAAGGCGGGATCATAGTGGACGCGGGCCTCAGCGCCAGGGAAACCTTGAAGAGATTGGAGACGGTGGGAGCCGGGCCGGCGGGGATCAGGGCTATTCTCCTGACCCACGAGCACTCGGACCATGTCGGGGGGCTCAGACCCCTTGCAAGAAAGCTGAAAGTTCCAGTCTGCGCTACCCGCGACACCCTTGAGGCGGCCGGCCTTCCGAAAGACGTGGCTGTCGAGGAACTCTGTGCCGGAGTGAAATTCCAAAGGGCCGGTTTTGAGATTCTTCCCTTTTCCATACCCCACGATGCTATTGATCCGGTGGGATTTATTGTGGGTTTTGGTGGGTTGAAGATCGGTATAGCGACCGATCTGGGCTACGGCACCGCCCTGGTTAAGGAGCGCCTGAAATCGTGCGCCGCCGTGGTTCTCGAATCCAATCACGATGAACAGATGCTCATGGAGGGGCCCTATCCGTGGTATCTCAAACAGCGTGTGAGGGGACGCCAGGGCCACCTGTCCAACGACTCGTCTGCCGGAATGATCGCCGGCCTTGCCCATTCCGATCTGCAGTTGGTTGTTCTCGCTCACCTTTCCGAGATCAACAATGCGCCCGATCTTGCGTTTGGAACGGCCAGTGAAGCTATGATAGGATACGGTGCGGACCTTGAGGTCGCTTCAGCCCACGTTCCCACGAGGATGATATATCTGGATGAGTAG
- a CDS encoding adenylosuccinate lyase, translating to MIPRYTRPEMAAIWEPENRFNIWLDVEVAACEAWNSLGRIPDDALAEIKAKAAFDIGRIDEIEVEVKHDVIAFLTSVAEKVGPSSRFIHLGMTSSDVLDTSLAVQMVQAADLILKGLEDAREAVRERALEHRDTVMMGRSHGMHAEPVTFGLKMALWYEELGRGVSRVERARETVAVGKLSGAVGTFANIPPDVEKHVCAKLGLRPAKVATQVIQRDRHAEYMSALALLASSIERFVVEIRHLQRTEVGEVEEPFSKGQKGSSAMPHKKNPILSENLTGLSRLIRGYSLSAMENIPLWHERDISHSSAERVIFPDATTLVDFMLYRFTGLIRGLVVHPDRMKKNMELSGGATYSQRFLLILVDSGMTREDAYRIVQKNALKSVSTGEPFADLVLDDPEVRKRLRPEEIREAFAPESHLRYVGAIFDRVFGGEN from the coding sequence ATGATACCGCGCTACACACGCCCCGAAATGGCCGCCATCTGGGAACCCGAGAACCGTTTCAATATCTGGCTCGATGTTGAGGTCGCGGCCTGCGAGGCGTGGAACAGCCTGGGAAGAATCCCGGATGACGCACTTGCCGAGATCAAAGCCAAAGCAGCTTTCGATATTGGTCGGATCGATGAGATCGAGGTTGAGGTAAAGCACGATGTAATCGCCTTTCTGACCTCGGTGGCCGAAAAGGTAGGACCTTCCTCACGCTTCATACATCTCGGCATGACCAGTTCCGATGTGCTCGATACCTCCCTGGCCGTCCAGATGGTCCAGGCAGCTGACCTGATCCTGAAGGGGCTCGAAGATGCGAGGGAGGCTGTCCGTGAAAGAGCGTTGGAACACAGAGACACGGTGATGATGGGGCGGTCCCACGGGATGCACGCCGAACCTGTCACCTTCGGTTTGAAGATGGCCCTGTGGTACGAGGAGTTGGGAAGAGGAGTAAGCCGGGTCGAGCGTGCCAGGGAGACAGTGGCCGTCGGCAAGCTTTCCGGAGCTGTAGGTACCTTCGCGAACATCCCTCCCGATGTTGAGAAGCATGTGTGCGCCAAGCTCGGCCTCAGGCCGGCCAAGGTGGCCACCCAGGTGATCCAGCGGGATCGGCATGCCGAATATATGAGCGCCCTGGCTCTCCTGGCGTCATCCATTGAGAGGTTTGTCGTCGAGATCCGCCATCTTCAGCGCACCGAGGTGGGCGAGGTTGAGGAACCGTTTTCCAAGGGGCAGAAGGGATCATCGGCCATGCCCCACAAAAAGAACCCGATACTCTCCGAAAACCTCACCGGCCTGTCCAGGCTCATCAGGGGTTACAGCCTGTCGGCCATGGAGAACATTCCTCTCTGGCATGAAAGGGATATCAGCCACTCCTCAGCCGAACGGGTTATCTTCCCGGATGCCACCACCCTTGTTGATTTTATGCTCTATCGTTTCACCGGGCTCATCAGGGGGCTGGTTGTCCACCCCGACAGGATGAAGAAGAACATGGAACTTTCCGGCGGCGCGACCTATTCTCAGAGATTTCTTCTGATCCTGGTGGATTCCGGCATGACCAGGGAGGATGCCTACCGGATCGTGCAGAAGAATGCCCTGAAATCGGTGTCAACGGGGGAGCCTTTCGCCGATCTTGTTCTGGACGACCCGGAGGTCAGGAAACGGTTGCGCCCGGAGGAGATCCGGGAGGCTTTCGCGCCGGAAAGCCACCTGAGGTACGTAGGTGCCATCTTCGACAGAGTATTCGGCGGGGAGAACTGA